The nucleotide window GATCCCGCGTTCGCGGAGGCGTACCTGCGGGCGCACGAGTCCTACCTGGCCGACCGCGAGTCGATCGGCCATGTCGAGGAGATCGCGGGTATTTCGGCCGGCGGGATGCCGACGCGCGTCAAATGCCTGCACGCGCTCGTCGGCCACGCCCTCGCCGCCGGCCCCGGGGTGAACCCGGTCGGCGACCTCGCCCTCGAGGCCTCCGACTGGAGCCCCGAGGTGTGCCGCTGCCCCGATTACGGGGTGGATGCGCCGGCGGGCGGAGCCCGGGGATGACCGCCCGGCGGCGGCGGACGGCGATGCGCCT belongs to Agromyces archimandritae and includes:
- a CDS encoding DUF501 domain-containing protein, with translation MTRPPFDPPSERDLAVVSAQLGRPARNVLGIAARCVCGAPTVVATAPRLGDGTPFPTLYYLSHPAATAAMSRLEAEQLMPAYAARLADDPAFAEAYLRAHESYLADRESIGHVEEIAGISAGGMPTRVKCLHALVGHALAAGPGVNPVGDLALEASDWSPEVCRCPDYGVDAPAGGARG